In one Cloacibacillus porcorum genomic region, the following are encoded:
- a CDS encoding 4-hydroxybutyrate dehydrogenase, producing MKEIVLKTELHRFENCREFAGEFSLGRGDFILTIRPIYEKYFAPLGLPLKSLFVEDFGGGEPTDVMTDRIIEAVMALGFERLIAVGGGTIVDIAKIVAASGGKTTDELYAAPSDIRREAGFIIVPTTCGTGSEVTNISIINRTRLGTKMGLVSDALFADQAVLIPELLRDLPFEVFAASSIDALVHAVESALSPKATDFTRLLSYRTAEIIIKNYLEIAERGREARLPLLGSFLTASNYAGIAFGTAGCAAVHALSYPLGGKYHVPHGESNYAVFTGVMKNYIEIKDDGEISVMMDFLSSLLGCPKGGAWEALETLLDKILAKKPLREYGVKEDELDEFADSVMQCQQRLMANNFVPLDRGRVLKIYRELY from the coding sequence ATGAAAGAGATAGTCTTAAAGACGGAGCTGCACAGGTTTGAAAACTGCAGAGAATTTGCCGGGGAATTTTCCCTCGGCCGCGGGGACTTCATACTCACCATCCGTCCCATATATGAAAAATACTTCGCCCCGCTGGGGCTGCCGCTCAAGAGCCTCTTTGTGGAGGACTTCGGCGGCGGGGAACCGACCGACGTGATGACCGACAGGATAATCGAGGCTGTGATGGCGCTCGGTTTCGAACGCCTCATCGCCGTGGGCGGCGGCACGATCGTCGACATCGCGAAGATCGTTGCGGCCTCCGGCGGCAAAACTACCGACGAACTGTACGCCGCCCCCTCCGATATCAGACGCGAAGCGGGCTTTATCATCGTGCCGACGACCTGCGGCACCGGCAGCGAGGTGACGAACATTTCGATCATCAACCGCACGCGCCTCGGCACCAAGATGGGGCTCGTATCAGACGCCCTCTTCGCCGACCAGGCGGTGCTCATCCCGGAGCTGCTGCGCGACCTGCCCTTCGAGGTATTCGCCGCGAGTTCGATAGACGCGCTCGTTCACGCCGTGGAGTCCGCGCTCTCGCCAAAGGCCACCGATTTCACCAGGCTGCTCTCTTACAGGACCGCCGAGATAATCATAAAGAACTATCTGGAGATAGCGGAGAGGGGCAGGGAGGCGCGCCTGCCGCTGCTCGGCTCCTTCCTCACCGCCTCCAACTACGCGGGTATCGCCTTCGGCACCGCCGGCTGCGCCGCCGTCCACGCGCTCTCCTATCCGCTCGGCGGAAAATACCACGTCCCGCACGGAGAGAGCAACTACGCGGTATTCACCGGCGTGATGAAGAACTACATCGAGATAAAAGATGACGGAGAGATATCGGTGATGATGGATTTCCTCTCTTCCCTGCTAGGCTGCCCCAAAGGCGGCGCCTGGGAGGCTCTTGAAACTCTGCTGGACAAGATACTCGCGAAAAAACCGCTGCGCGAATATGGCGTAAAGGAGGACGAACTGGACGAGTTCGCCGACTCCGTGATGCAGTGCCAGCAGCGGCTGATGGCGAACAACTTTGTGCCTCTCGACCGCGGACGGGTGCTGAAGATATACAGAGAGCTCTATTAG
- a CDS encoding iron-containing alcohol dehydrogenase — MVGGARRGFIVSDPFMVSSGKISYCHRLSSGDGARIVEFKPDHVVVLGGGFPIDSAKTIVFFAHQHGLSPCPLTVILTTSGTGSSVSGFAVITDHNKELID, encoded by the coding sequence GTGGTAGGCGGTGCTCGGCGGGGTTTTATCGTCTCCGACCCATTTATGGTTTCGAGCGGCAAGATATCTTACTGTCACCGATTATCTAGCGGGGACGGAGCTCGTATCGTTGAGTTCAAGCCGGACCATGTGGTCGTGCTTGGCGGCGGTTTTCCGATCGACTCGGCGAAGACGATCGTCTTTTTTGCGCACCAGCATGGGCTATCCCCCTGTCCCTTAACAGTGATCCTGACGACAAGCGGCACGGGGTCGTCTGTGAGCGGCTTCGCCGTCATCACGGATCATAATAAAGAACTTATAGACTAA
- a CDS encoding AIPR family protein: MRAGIKQLLPNPNVSADVIFVNADKLMDLVGTQSNNEFFLKLTEAPITISSQYVFVTLVNLSDYFNFITNENGEIIKHIFESNVRDYQGHTSVNKDIQESLENPSTEDFWWLNNGVTILASKASLTTGKEIGITDPEIVNGLQTSTEIYKYFCTAIERLNQEKRNILVRVIVPDSEESRDKIILATNSQTNIPKASLRATDSIHRQIEMYLRNRNLYYDRRKNYYKNQGKKVT; this comes from the coding sequence TTGCGTGCTGGAATTAAGCAATTATTACCTAACCCCAATGTCTCTGCAGATGTTATTTTTGTGAATGCCGACAAACTTATGGATCTTGTGGGAACCCAATCAAACAACGAGTTTTTCTTAAAGCTTACTGAAGCTCCAATTACGATATCATCTCAATACGTGTTTGTTACTCTTGTAAATTTATCTGATTATTTTAATTTTATAACTAATGAAAATGGTGAAATAATAAAGCATATTTTTGAGTCTAATGTTCGTGATTATCAAGGACATACGTCAGTTAATAAGGATATTCAAGAATCGCTTGAAAATCCATCGACAGAAGATTTTTGGTGGTTAAATAATGGTGTAACGATTCTAGCATCCAAGGCTAGTTTGACTACTGGAAAGGAAATTGGAATTACTGATCCTGAAATAGTGAATGGGTTGCAAACTTCAACTGAAATATATAAATATTTTTGTACCGCCATAGAGAGATTGAATCAAGAAAAAAGAAATATATTGGTAAGAGTAATAGTTCCAGATAGTGAAGAATCTAGAGATAAGATAATTCTAGCAACAAATAGCCAAACAAATATTCCTAAAGCATCTTTAAGAGCTACGGATAGTATTCACAGACAAATTGAGATGTACTTGAGAAATAGAAATCTATATTATGACCGTAGAAAGAACTATTATAAAAATCAGGGGAAAAAAGTAACATAA
- a CDS encoding TAXI family TRAP transporter solute-binding subunit, whose protein sequence is MKKVILAVLILTFIISSSAMAATTFITIGTGSTGGTYYPVGAGLAKIWTKYVPDLKADAQSTGGTVHNIQLMEKKEIQAATMDNNYYNAYNGLLKYKGQEHKYLRGMLPLYPEPVQIMVAKGSGIKSLKDFKGKRISIGAVASGTELSARELIKAAGLDPDKDIKGENLGVGDTGSAFADKHIDAAVMLGALGMGGVVEPSTLGLVEFIDIPDDIIEKVIKQSPYWFKFTIPTNTYKGQPAPVKTYAGPNIITVTAEIPDDLVYLMTKTAFENKKDLVTISSNMQNMTPEGAKNIMIPLHPGAMRYYKEIGVIK, encoded by the coding sequence ATGAAAAAAGTTATCTTAGCGGTTTTGATCCTCACCTTTATCATCTCATCATCGGCAATGGCGGCAACTACCTTTATCACAATCGGCACGGGAAGCACCGGCGGTACCTATTACCCCGTCGGCGCCGGGCTTGCTAAGATATGGACGAAGTATGTTCCGGATCTTAAGGCCGACGCCCAGTCAACAGGCGGCACCGTCCACAATATTCAGTTAATGGAGAAGAAGGAGATCCAGGCTGCGACGATGGATAATAATTATTACAACGCCTACAACGGGCTGCTCAAATATAAGGGGCAGGAGCATAAATACCTGCGCGGGATGCTCCCCCTTTATCCTGAGCCGGTGCAGATAATGGTGGCTAAGGGAAGCGGCATCAAATCTCTGAAGGATTTCAAAGGCAAGCGTATCTCTATCGGCGCGGTGGCCAGCGGTACGGAGCTCAGTGCGCGCGAGCTGATCAAGGCCGCGGGGCTGGACCCCGATAAGGATATCAAAGGTGAAAATCTCGGCGTCGGCGATACAGGAAGCGCCTTCGCCGACAAGCATATCGACGCGGCGGTGATGCTCGGCGCGCTTGGAATGGGCGGCGTTGTGGAGCCGTCGACGCTCGGCCTTGTCGAGTTCATCGATATCCCCGACGATATTATTGAGAAGGTCATCAAGCAGTCGCCCTACTGGTTCAAGTTCACGATCCCCACAAACACTTACAAGGGACAGCCGGCCCCCGTCAAGACATATGCGGGGCCCAATATCATAACCGTCACGGCGGAGATCCCTGACGATCTCGTTTACCTGATGACAAAGACGGCCTTTGAAAATAAAAAAGACCTCGTTACTATCTCCTCCAATATGCAGAACATGACCCCAGAGGGCGCCAAGAACATTATGATACCTCTGCACCCGGGCGCTATGCGGTACTATAAAGAGATCGGCGTGATCAAGTAA
- a CDS encoding type II toxin-antitoxin system Phd/YefM family antitoxin, with translation MLNTNATTLRKNLFGILEQTIKYNEPVNVSTKDGNAVILSEDDYNSMMETLYLASIPGMREKIIDGLNTPIEECVPEDKVVW, from the coding sequence ATGTTAAATACTAATGCAACTACGCTGCGCAAAAACCTTTTCGGCATATTGGAACAGACAATCAAGTATAACGAACCCGTGAACGTCAGCACCAAGGACGGCAACGCGGTTATTCTGAGCGAAGATGACTATAATAGTATGATGGAAACGCTGTACCTGGCTTCTATCCCTGGAATGCGGGAAAAAATAATAGACGGCCTAAATACGCCGATCGAGGAATGCGTTCCGGAGGATAAGGTTGTCTGGTGA
- a CDS encoding helix-turn-helix domain-containing protein — translation MIGKEVVARRKRVGLTQRELARLINVKPNTMSQYESGVRKIPLDVLANVAKVLKCSVMDLAYEEMGIAVAPETERRITDGRLAEPKEGELMFADPLDNEIVALLKDLDKIAKEKVITYMRDQKVITGYYRAVRERG, via the coding sequence ATGATTGGAAAAGAGGTTGTTGCAAGAAGAAAAAGAGTTGGATTGACTCAAAGAGAGCTCGCCAGATTGATAAACGTAAAGCCGAACACGATGAGCCAGTACGAAAGCGGAGTAAGAAAAATTCCCCTTGATGTTCTAGCCAATGTGGCAAAAGTATTGAAGTGCTCCGTTATGGATCTCGCCTATGAGGAGATGGGAATCGCCGTTGCTCCAGAAACAGAACGGCGGATAACCGATGGCAGACTCGCCGAACCGAAAGAGGGAGAGCTGATGTTCGCTGATCCGCTGGATAACGAAATAGTGGCTCTTCTAAAAGACCTGGACAAGATAGCGAAGGAAAAAGTGATCACATACATGAGAGACCAGAAGGTGATCACGGGATATTATCGGGCTGTGAGGGAGAGGGGATAA
- a CDS encoding helix-turn-helix domain-containing protein, with translation MNKNELRYLRLKNNLTQRQMCEIIGISCSRYSRIERGYVVPTEAECEKLAEYLGICERKWRS, from the coding sequence GTGAACAAAAATGAGCTGCGGTACCTGCGTCTGAAAAACAACCTGACTCAACGGCAGATGTGCGAGATCATCGGGATCTCGTGCAGCAGGTATTCGCGTATTGAGAGGGGGTATGTCGTTCCAACTGAGGCGGAGTGTGAGAAGCTGGCGGAATATTTGGGGATATGTGAAAGAAAATGGCGTTCGTAA
- the alr gene encoding alanine racemase yields MAPVFRPTWVEVDLETIKENYKNIKRYVYGAEIIAVVKANAYGMGLLPTVGALANAGCRYFAVATPDEAFELRASGFRGSVLVIGPAIGSCAPLYVKHDIETVCADEGFLDQLNACGVEQGRRVKVHFKIETGLGRSGFAPEHFLAKAGKFYSLPGIEAAGIMSHFAVADEGRSGFTERQFERFSRVLKTLEARGINVGTRHICNSSGTLLYPRMHLDAVRVGKILYGFCPKTVEKPVELKCSFKVRSEITSIRMAAIGESFGYGLRYVCRDDDLIAVVPIGYADGYSRMYMGKSYALVRGHRVPVVGSICCDQIFLKVTGVPGAAVGDEVILAGRQGEEEISTEELGGYLGTSACEAFNLFRGRIPRLYNMDKELSKEKFDER; encoded by the coding sequence ATGGCCCCTGTCTTTCGCCCCACGTGGGTAGAGGTGGATTTGGAAACGATAAAGGAAAATTACAAGAATATAAAGAGGTACGTCTACGGCGCTGAGATCATCGCCGTTGTGAAGGCCAACGCCTACGGGATGGGGCTGCTGCCAACGGTGGGGGCGCTGGCAAACGCCGGATGCCGTTATTTCGCCGTGGCCACGCCCGACGAGGCCTTCGAGCTGCGCGCCTCCGGTTTTAGAGGCTCCGTGCTGGTGATCGGCCCGGCGATAGGCAGCTGCGCCCCGCTTTATGTGAAGCATGACATCGAGACCGTCTGTGCCGATGAAGGGTTCCTCGATCAGCTGAACGCCTGCGGCGTCGAACAGGGCAGGCGCGTAAAGGTACATTTCAAGATAGAGACCGGACTTGGCAGGAGCGGTTTCGCCCCGGAGCACTTTCTCGCAAAGGCCGGCAAGTTCTATTCCCTCCCCGGTATCGAGGCGGCGGGCATTATGAGCCACTTCGCCGTCGCCGACGAGGGGCGCAGCGGCTTCACGGAACGGCAGTTCGAACGCTTTTCCAGGGTATTGAAGACGCTTGAGGCCAGAGGCATAAACGTCGGCACGAGGCATATCTGCAACAGCTCCGGCACTTTGCTGTATCCGCGGATGCACCTTGACGCGGTACGCGTCGGTAAAATACTCTACGGCTTCTGCCCGAAAACCGTTGAAAAACCCGTCGAACTAAAGTGTTCTTTCAAGGTGCGCTCAGAGATAACCTCCATACGGATGGCCGCGATCGGCGAATCTTTCGGGTATGGTCTGCGTTATGTCTGCCGCGACGACGACCTTATCGCGGTGGTGCCGATAGGCTATGCAGACGGCTACAGCCGGATGTACATGGGAAAGAGTTACGCGCTGGTCCGCGGACACAGGGTTCCCGTCGTAGGCAGCATCTGCTGCGACCAGATTTTTCTGAAGGTGACCGGCGTGCCGGGGGCGGCTGTCGGCGACGAGGTCATCCTCGCCGGCAGGCAGGGCGAAGAGGAGATCTCGACGGAGGAGCTTGGCGGATATCTCGGGACAAGCGCCTGTGAAGCCTTCAATTTATTCAGGGGACGCATACCGCGCCTGTACAACATGGATAAGGAGCTTTCAAAGGAGAAGTTTGATGAAAGATAA
- a CDS encoding M14 family metallopeptidase, translated as MKRSAVILFIISTIILSAAAAFAANPLEELKTPAELSNWTRTTSSEEVIDYLTQVAKNSGGRIRMEFIAWTTKGNLVPLLVIGTPAPKSPEEVPAEKAIAYVNCNIHSGEVEGKESMLIFAREVALGQHDDLLKDLVILIAPNMSPDGNDDLGTWRRGSQFTPALVGTRYNGQGFNMNRDMTKLEAYESRAVVEVMNKWDPVIFVDAHATNGSYMRHAVTYNWGLHPNTDPDIMDYNRGEFSRKAIGPDSYLYKKLGHKSIPYGNFGKNYSGKVSEGWWTFEDYPRYTTNYAGLRNRLAMLLEVYSYDDFKTRVDTQYACIYGILQTVAQDKDKIKALIKRADERGLARTTAGISSDDKVCLNSSLATLDEIDGGYVSVDSYAVDSDDLVKPTSTDYDEDGFKTAIYFEKEAVHHIPYYGKFVPTGTEQMGALYVLRPGADDAVQLLLRHGITVDRLTEDVEVTDFEWFKIDTLGTKKSLYEGHYMNVVSGDWTTSKDLTIPSGSFVVSTAQPHGSLAALLLEPKSVDGLVSWNYLDKLITTEGARYDRFMTSDSVSKARVVFPMWKFHEFSVIPASKLTPVEKLAHDETLPAPIESTEPYKGGSSSSGCNAGAAAGGMLLLAAGGAALIRKKHRR; from the coding sequence GTGAAAAGGTCAGCAGTTATACTTTTTATCATCAGTACCATAATCCTAAGCGCCGCGGCGGCTTTCGCGGCAAATCCGCTGGAAGAGCTGAAGACGCCGGCGGAGCTTTCCAACTGGACGAGGACCACTTCGAGCGAAGAGGTTATCGATTATCTGACGCAGGTGGCAAAGAACAGCGGCGGCAGGATACGCATGGAGTTTATCGCCTGGACGACGAAGGGAAATCTCGTTCCCCTGCTGGTAATCGGCACACCAGCACCAAAGTCGCCGGAAGAGGTGCCGGCTGAGAAGGCGATCGCCTATGTGAACTGTAATATCCACTCCGGCGAGGTCGAGGGCAAGGAGTCGATGCTCATCTTCGCGCGGGAGGTTGCGCTGGGGCAGCATGACGATCTGCTCAAAGACCTTGTGATTTTAATTGCCCCGAACATGAGCCCGGACGGCAACGACGACCTCGGGACCTGGCGCCGGGGAAGCCAGTTCACCCCCGCGCTGGTGGGAACGCGGTACAACGGCCAGGGCTTCAACATGAACCGCGATATGACGAAGCTCGAGGCCTATGAGTCGCGCGCGGTGGTCGAGGTGATGAACAAATGGGACCCTGTGATCTTCGTGGACGCGCACGCGACAAACGGCTCCTATATGCGCCACGCCGTCACCTACAACTGGGGACTGCACCCAAACACCGATCCCGACATCATGGACTACAACCGCGGCGAGTTCTCGCGCAAGGCCATCGGCCCTGACTCGTACCTGTATAAGAAGCTCGGACATAAGTCGATCCCCTACGGCAATTTCGGGAAAAATTACAGCGGCAAGGTCTCCGAGGGCTGGTGGACTTTCGAGGATTATCCGCGCTACACGACGAACTACGCGGGGCTCCGCAACCGTCTCGCGATGCTGCTGGAGGTCTATTCCTACGACGACTTCAAGACGCGTGTGGATACGCAGTACGCCTGTATCTATGGAATACTTCAGACGGTGGCGCAGGACAAGGATAAGATCAAGGCCCTCATAAAGAGGGCCGACGAGCGGGGACTCGCGAGAACGACGGCTGGCATATCATCCGACGATAAGGTCTGCCTCAATTCGTCTCTCGCTACGCTGGACGAGATCGACGGCGGTTATGTCAGCGTCGATTCGTACGCCGTGGACAGCGATGATCTGGTTAAGCCAACCAGCACCGATTACGATGAGGACGGGTTCAAAACCGCCATTTACTTTGAGAAAGAGGCCGTGCACCACATCCCCTATTACGGCAAATTCGTACCGACCGGCACCGAGCAAATGGGGGCGCTCTATGTCCTCCGCCCCGGCGCCGACGACGCGGTGCAGCTCCTTCTCCGCCACGGCATCACCGTCGACAGACTCACGGAGGACGTGGAGGTAACGGACTTTGAATGGTTCAAGATTGATACCCTTGGTACAAAGAAATCGCTCTACGAGGGGCATTATATGAATGTCGTCTCCGGCGACTGGACAACCTCGAAGGACCTCACGATACCCTCCGGAAGCTTTGTCGTCTCAACTGCCCAGCCGCACGGCTCATTAGCCGCCCTGCTGCTTGAGCCCAAGAGCGTCGACGGACTCGTCTCCTGGAACTATCTCGACAAGCTGATCACGACTGAGGGGGCGCGCTACGACCGTTTCATGACCAGCGATTCAGTATCCAAAGCAAGGGTGGTATTCCCCATGTGGAAGTTCCACGAATTCAGCGTCATCCCGGCGTCAAAGCTGACACCGGTGGAAAAGCTGGCCCATGACGAAACACTGCCGGCCCCGATAGAATCGACAGAGCCCTACAAAGGCGGCTCCTCTTCGAGCGGCTGCAATGCAGGTGCGGCCGCAGGCGGTATGTTGTTGCTGGCAGCAGGCGGCGCGGCATTGATCAGAAAAAAGCACCGTAGGTAA
- a CDS encoding Txe/YoeB family addiction module toxin: MYEIVYTKKAVKDILLLKAAKLDEKAKALIELIREDPYKTPPRYETLRGDMAGAISRRINIKHRFVYEVQEEIKTVKIISMCSRYDI; this comes from the coding sequence ATGTACGAAATTGTGTATACCAAAAAGGCGGTTAAAGATATTCTCCTCCTGAAAGCTGCGAAGCTTGATGAAAAAGCCAAGGCTTTAATAGAACTCATAAGAGAAGATCCCTATAAAACGCCTCCCAGATACGAGACTTTGCGGGGAGACATGGCGGGAGCTATATCACGGCGTATCAATATCAAACATAGGTTTGTGTATGAAGTGCAGGAAGAGATAAAAACGGTAAAGATAATCAGCATGTGTTCTCGCTATGACATTTAA
- a CDS encoding TRAP transporter permease: MKDNENKKVDLLEELTDSNEEITNLIEKYDAESRYRTLKGLPGKLISLWLAAMSLFHLATAGLVTMPLAIQRAVHLTFAITAVFILYPATRRGAKDRTPWYDWLLAAAGFAVIGYIVVFFNEISRRGANPTDMEIYLGIAAIVLIVEGGRRIVGNVLPCLSIIFLAYCYFGNYVPGIFQIRGYSLSRIIQHMYLTPEGIFGLALGVSATFVIVFIIFGAFLSHSGGARFFNELALAVAGGRPGGPAKVAVVASGLLGTISGSSVANVATTGAFTIPLMKRVGYQPYYAGAVEACASTGGQLMPPIMGAGAFIMSEFLGIPYLTIAGAAVIPAFLYYAAIFTNVHIRARKKGLQGLPKEQLPALKEVMRADGHLVIPVIVIIATLLMKYTPLRAGFIGVISVIVVSSLKKNTRMSFATIFKALEDGARGALGVAMACALVGFIVGTSSLTSLGLTISNNIIEIAGGNLLLTLVMAMCACIILGMGLPTTANYIVCSTIIAPALIGMSVMPLAAHLFVFYFGIMADITPPVCLAAFTGAGIAGASPSKTGFTATRIAIASFMLPYCFVYNPMLLLQRVVYWELAILVISAFLGVMMLAGALEGWLFRDLRVAERAVIGAAAVAAIHHDITASVCSIVVLLTAAVYFYKTKSLAAKTRLENKL; the protein is encoded by the coding sequence ATGAAAGATAATGAAAATAAGAAAGTCGATCTGCTGGAAGAGCTTACGGACAGCAATGAGGAGATAACGAATCTCATCGAAAAGTACGACGCCGAGAGCAGGTACCGGACGCTGAAAGGACTGCCGGGCAAATTGATCAGCCTGTGGCTGGCGGCGATGTCCCTGTTTCACCTCGCCACCGCGGGGCTCGTCACTATGCCGCTCGCTATCCAGCGCGCGGTGCACCTGACATTCGCGATAACGGCGGTATTTATACTCTATCCCGCGACAAGGAGGGGCGCTAAGGACCGCACGCCGTGGTACGACTGGCTGCTCGCCGCCGCCGGATTCGCCGTCATCGGCTATATCGTGGTCTTTTTCAATGAAATTTCACGGCGAGGCGCCAATCCCACCGATATGGAGATATACCTGGGGATAGCCGCGATAGTACTTATCGTCGAGGGCGGACGCCGCATAGTCGGCAACGTGCTGCCGTGCCTCTCAATAATCTTCCTCGCTTACTGTTATTTCGGAAATTATGTTCCGGGAATATTTCAGATCAGGGGGTATTCGCTGAGCCGGATAATACAGCACATGTATCTCACCCCCGAGGGAATCTTCGGCCTCGCGCTTGGCGTATCGGCAACCTTCGTCATCGTCTTTATCATCTTCGGGGCCTTTCTCTCTCACAGCGGCGGCGCTCGTTTTTTCAATGAGCTCGCGCTTGCGGTAGCAGGCGGCCGGCCCGGCGGCCCGGCGAAGGTCGCCGTCGTCGCCTCCGGACTCCTAGGGACGATAAGCGGCTCTTCCGTGGCAAATGTCGCGACCACTGGAGCCTTTACCATTCCTTTGATGAAGCGCGTCGGTTATCAGCCCTATTACGCGGGGGCGGTAGAGGCCTGCGCCTCGACGGGCGGACAGCTGATGCCGCCGATCATGGGGGCGGGAGCGTTCATTATGAGCGAATTCCTCGGCATTCCATATCTCACGATCGCCGGAGCCGCCGTCATTCCCGCCTTTCTCTACTACGCGGCGATCTTCACAAACGTGCACATCAGGGCAAGGAAGAAAGGGCTTCAGGGGCTGCCAAAGGAACAGCTACCCGCACTGAAGGAGGTCATGAGGGCGGACGGACATCTGGTGATTCCTGTCATCGTCATCATAGCGACGCTCTTAATGAAATACACACCCCTGCGGGCGGGATTCATCGGCGTGATCTCCGTCATAGTCGTGAGTTCGCTGAAAAAGAACACGCGCATGAGCTTCGCCACCATATTTAAGGCTTTGGAGGATGGAGCGCGAGGAGCGCTTGGCGTCGCGATGGCCTGCGCCCTCGTCGGATTCATCGTCGGCACCTCTTCGCTGACCTCGCTCGGCCTCACCATATCAAACAACATTATCGAGATCGCGGGCGGCAATCTGCTTCTTACGCTCGTCATGGCGATGTGCGCCTGTATCATCCTTGGCATGGGGCTGCCGACCACGGCAAACTACATCGTATGCAGCACGATAATCGCGCCGGCGCTCATCGGTATGTCGGTCATGCCGCTTGCCGCGCATCTTTTCGTATTCTACTTCGGCATCATGGCGGACATCACGCCGCCAGTCTGTCTCGCCGCCTTCACCGGCGCGGGAATCGCCGGGGCAAGCCCCTCTAAGACAGGATTTACGGCGACGCGCATCGCGATCGCGAGCTTCATGCTCCCCTACTGCTTCGTATATAATCCCATGCTGCTGTTGCAGAGGGTGGTATATTGGGAGCTGGCCATTCTCGTAATCTCCGCTTTTTTAGGCGTGATGATGCTCGCCGGAGCGCTTGAGGGCTGGCTCTTCCGTGATCTTCGAGTGGCGGAGCGCGCCGTCATCGGCGCCGCGGCGGTCGCCGCGATACATCACGACATCACGGCAAGCGTATGCTCTATAGTCGTGCTTTTAACGGCGGCCGTTTATTTTTATAAAACAAAAAGCCTTGCAGCAAAAACTCGCTTAGAGAACAAATTATAA
- a CDS encoding helix-turn-helix domain-containing protein — translation MLGEEIRARRKRLGLTQKALAALINVKPTTMCQYENGTNEMSFAVLKSIAEALKCSTVDLAYEELALPGSSETFDEKIRGAAEQKEDEPAFADPLDTEIFKLLKDLDKVAKEKVIAYMRDQKSLTVYYSAVRRRR, via the coding sequence ATGCTCGGAGAAGAGATACGTGCGAGAAGAAAAAGACTGGGCCTGACGCAAAAGGCATTAGCAGCCTTAATAAACGTTAAACCTACGACAATGTGCCAGTATGAAAACGGCACAAATGAGATGTCGTTTGCCGTTTTGAAGAGCATAGCGGAGGCGCTCAAATGTTCCACCGTTGATCTCGCCTATGAGGAACTTGCCCTTCCTGGCAGCTCCGAAACCTTTGATGAAAAAATAAGAGGCGCAGCCGAGCAGAAAGAGGACGAACCGGCATTCGCCGACCCGCTGGACACGGAAATATTTAAACTCCTGAAAGACCTTGACAAAGTCGCCAAAGAAAAGGTCATCGCCTATATGAGAGATCAGAAGAGCCTTACCGTCTACTACAGCGCCGTCCGCAGGAGAAGATAG